Proteins encoded together in one Canis aureus isolate CA01 chromosome 21, VMU_Caureus_v.1.0, whole genome shotgun sequence window:
- the ZNRD2 gene encoding protein ZNRD2 isoform X1, translating to MALNGAGEDLGRGGLWLRGAGGGPLGQDPSASCASLTPEVDDFSWEPPTEAETKVLQARRERQDRISRLMGDYLLRGYRMLGETCADCGTILLQDKQRKIYCVACQELDSDVDKDNPALNAQAALSQAREHQLASAVELPSGSRPAPQPPVPRPEHCEGAAAGLKAAQGPPPPAVPPNADVLACTQEALLQKLTWASADLGSSTSLETSIQLCSLIRACAEALRSLRQLQH from the exons ATGGCCCTGAACGGTGCTGGTGAGGACTTGGGCCGTGGGGGCCTCTGGTTGCGGGGTGCAGGAGGTGGCCCGCTCGGGCAAGACCCCTCTGCCTCTTGTGCCTCTCTAACCCCAGAAGTCGACGACTTCTCCTGGGAGCCCCCAACCGAAGCGGAGACGAAGGTTCTGCAAGCGCGAAGGGAGCGACAGGATCGCATCTCTCGGCTCATGGGCGACTACCTGCTGCGTGGTTACCGCATGCTGGGCGAGACGTGCGCGGACTGCGGG ACGATCCTCCTTCAAGACAAACAGCGGAAAATCTACTGCGTGGCTTGTCAGGAGCTCGACTCAGACGTGGATAAAGATAATCCGG CTCTGAATGCCCAGGCCGCTCTCTCCCAAGCTCGGGAACACCAGCTTGCCTCTGCCGTGGAGCTCCCCTCGGGCTCTCGGCCAGCCCCTCAGCCCCCAGTACCCCGTCCAGAGCACTGTGAGGGAGCTGCAGCAGGGCTCAAGGCAGCCCAGGGGCCACCCCCTCCTGCTGTGCCTCCAAATGCAGATGTCTTGGCCTGCACACAGGAGGCCCTCCTGCAGAAGctgacctgggcctcagctgACCTGGGCTCTAGCACCTCCCTGGAGACTAGCATCCAGCTGTGTAGCTTGATCCGGGCTTGTGCTGAGGCTCTGCGCAGCCTTCGGCAGCTTCAACACTAA
- the FAM89B gene encoding leucine repeat adapter protein 25, with translation MNGLPSAEAPGGAGCALAGLPPLPRGLSGLLNASGGSWRELERVYSQRSRIHDELSRAARLPDGPRYAAGATNAGAAAGPPGPRRPVNLDSALAALRKEMVGLRQLDMSLLCQLWGLYESIQDYKHLCQDLSLCQDLSSSLHSDSSYPPDAGLSDDDEPPDASLPPDPPPLTVPQTHNARDQWLQDAFHISL, from the exons ATGAATGGGCTGCCCTCGGCCGAGGCGCCGGGCGGCGCTGGCTGCGCCCTGGCCGGGCTCCCTCCGCTACCGCGCGGCCTCAGCGGTCTCCTCAACGCAAGCGGGGGTTCGTGGCGGGAGCTGGAGCGCGTCTACAGCCAGCGCAGCCGCATCCACGACGAGCTGAGCCGCGCCGCCCGCCTCCCAGATGGGCCCCGCTACGCGGCGGGCGCCACCAACGCGGGAGCCGCCGCAGGTCCCCCCGGCCCGCGTCGTCCTGTTAATCTCGACTCAGCACTAGCAGCGCTGCGCAAAGAGATG GTGGGGCTGCGGCAGCTGGATATGTCCCTGCTGTGCCAGCTGTGGGGCCTGTACGAGTCAATCCAAGACTATAAGCACCTGTGCCAAGACTTGAGCCTGTGCCAGGACCTGTCATCCTCCCTGCACTCAGACAGCTCTTATCCACCTGATGCTGGCCTTTCTGATGACGATGAGCCTCCTGATGCCAGCCTACCCCCGGACCCACCACCCCTCACTGTGCCCCAGACACACAATGCCCGTGACCAGTGGCTGCAGGACGCCTTTCACATCAGCCTCTGA
- the ZNRD2 gene encoding protein ZNRD2 isoform X2: protein MALNGAEVDDFSWEPPTEAETKVLQARRERQDRISRLMGDYLLRGYRMLGETCADCGTILLQDKQRKIYCVACQELDSDVDKDNPALNAQAALSQAREHQLASAVELPSGSRPAPQPPVPRPEHCEGAAAGLKAAQGPPPPAVPPNADVLACTQEALLQKLTWASADLGSSTSLETSIQLCSLIRACAEALRSLRQLQH, encoded by the exons ATGGCCCTGAACGGTGCTG AAGTCGACGACTTCTCCTGGGAGCCCCCAACCGAAGCGGAGACGAAGGTTCTGCAAGCGCGAAGGGAGCGACAGGATCGCATCTCTCGGCTCATGGGCGACTACCTGCTGCGTGGTTACCGCATGCTGGGCGAGACGTGCGCGGACTGCGGG ACGATCCTCCTTCAAGACAAACAGCGGAAAATCTACTGCGTGGCTTGTCAGGAGCTCGACTCAGACGTGGATAAAGATAATCCGG CTCTGAATGCCCAGGCCGCTCTCTCCCAAGCTCGGGAACACCAGCTTGCCTCTGCCGTGGAGCTCCCCTCGGGCTCTCGGCCAGCCCCTCAGCCCCCAGTACCCCGTCCAGAGCACTGTGAGGGAGCTGCAGCAGGGCTCAAGGCAGCCCAGGGGCCACCCCCTCCTGCTGTGCCTCCAAATGCAGATGTCTTGGCCTGCACACAGGAGGCCCTCCTGCAGAAGctgacctgggcctcagctgACCTGGGCTCTAGCACCTCCCTGGAGACTAGCATCCAGCTGTGTAGCTTGATCCGGGCTTGTGCTGAGGCTCTGCGCAGCCTTCGGCAGCTTCAACACTAA